One region of Fervidobacterium sp. genomic DNA includes:
- a CDS encoding lactate utilization protein: protein MREELYTWKYEHVAQTVKKSLEKRAFEVHIAKSEEDLINLINLMIPQGATVASGGSLSILESGILDMLRSEKYNFIDRTKAKTPEERRNLEIAAFSSDFYLCSANAVTEDGKLIFLDGNGNRVAAIAFGPKNIILVVSVNKVVKNLDEAIERVRMISPMNAKRLELKTPCNATGFCHDCASDQRICNYFLIVESSFRQPKRIKVILTTFELGL from the coding sequence ATGCGTGAGGAACTATACACTTGGAAATACGAACATGTTGCACAGACAGTGAAAAAATCCTTGGAAAAAAGGGCTTTTGAAGTTCATATCGCTAAAAGTGAAGAAGATTTAATTAACTTGATAAATTTAATGATACCACAAGGAGCTACCGTTGCTTCAGGAGGTTCGTTGAGTATCTTAGAGTCTGGTATTTTGGATATGCTTAGAAGTGAAAAATACAACTTTATTGATAGAACTAAAGCAAAAACTCCAGAAGAAAGGAGAAATCTTGAAATTGCAGCATTTTCTTCTGATTTTTATCTATGTAGTGCCAACGCTGTAACTGAAGATGGAAAGTTAATTTTTCTGGATGGAAATGGTAATCGTGTTGCTGCAATCGCTTTTGGTCCTAAGAACATTATTCTTGTCGTAAGCGTAAATAAGGTCGTAAAAAATTTAGATGAAGCTATAGAACGCGTAAGAATGATATCTCCCATGAATGCAAAAAGACTTGAACTAAAAACACCTTGTAATGCTACAGGTTTCTGCCACGACTGTGCATCGGATCAAAGAATATGTAACTACTTTTTAATTGTCGAATCTTCCTTCAGACAACCAAAAAGAATAAAGGTAATTCTTAC
- the lysA gene encoding diaminopimelate decarboxylase: MIFSKKIVEEIANSYGTPLYIYSFEEILKRINLVTDVFSGVNFLPTFACKANNNPRIIEVFGKQGFGTDIVSIGEYYASKMAGIDDGKIVWNGNGKSKKDMEYLGQKVKYINIDSLEEYERWTNIQTNAEFFLRVNPDVDPKTHPHISTGLKKNKFGVHLELLEKTLKDKRLKISGFHVHIGSQITHVGAFEEAISKVVELSKRYGFSKINIGGGWGINYKDDELNIDSYKEKVIPYLKSFDLVILELGRYLIAPAGILVLKVEYIKRTPYKTFIVVDGGLNVLIRPAMYNAYHRICVLEPYNDNPEEEIVDLVGPLCESGDILALERKLKIPKEGSFLVIEDVGAYGYAMSNNYNSMPRPAEILVTQTYNSFEAKLIRRRETLNDLFRNVI; this comes from the coding sequence ATGATTTTTTCAAAAAAAATAGTTGAAGAAATTGCAAACTCTTATGGAACACCTTTATACATTTATTCATTTGAAGAAATTCTAAAGAGAATTAATTTAGTCACTGATGTTTTTAGTGGTGTAAACTTTTTACCGACATTTGCTTGTAAGGCGAACAATAACCCGCGTATAATTGAAGTATTTGGAAAACAAGGATTCGGTACAGACATCGTTTCAATAGGAGAATATTATGCCTCCAAAATGGCTGGTATCGATGATGGAAAAATCGTTTGGAACGGTAACGGAAAATCAAAAAAAGATATGGAATACCTTGGACAAAAAGTTAAATATATAAATATCGATTCTCTCGAAGAATACGAAAGGTGGACAAATATACAAACAAATGCCGAATTTTTTCTCAGAGTCAATCCGGATGTTGATCCCAAAACACATCCACACATATCGACAGGTTTGAAAAAGAACAAGTTTGGTGTACACCTTGAATTACTTGAAAAGACCTTGAAAGATAAACGATTAAAGATATCGGGGTTTCACGTACACATAGGTTCGCAAATCACGCATGTAGGAGCTTTTGAAGAAGCTATCTCGAAAGTGGTTGAACTTTCAAAAAGATACGGTTTTTCAAAGATAAATATCGGTGGTGGTTGGGGGATAAACTACAAAGACGATGAACTCAACATCGATAGTTACAAGGAAAAAGTAATTCCTTACTTAAAATCTTTTGATTTAGTTATCCTTGAGCTTGGTAGATATCTCATTGCACCTGCTGGAATACTAGTTCTAAAAGTGGAATACATAAAAAGAACACCGTACAAAACATTTATAGTAGTTGACGGCGGGTTAAATGTGTTAATAAGACCCGCGATGTACAACGCATATCATCGTATTTGTGTTCTTGAACCGTACAACGACAATCCCGAAGAAGAAATTGTGGACTTAGTTGGACCACTTTGCGAGTCCGGTGATATTCTTGCGCTCGAGAGAAAGCTTAAAATCCCGAAAGAAGGAAGCTTTTTAGTGATCGAAGACGTTGGAGCCTATGGTTACGCGATGTCAAATAATTATAACTCTATGCCCAGACCTGCGGAAATACTTGTAACTCAAACTTACAATTCATTCGAAGCCAAGTTAATAAGAAGACGCGAGACATTAAACGATTTATTCCGCAACGTTATTTGA
- a CDS encoding YbjQ family protein, with translation MIVVTTDYVPGYEITETLGIVAGNIVNSKHLGKDIAAAFKTIAGGEIKSYTELLTESRNIALRRMITEAEKLGADAVVGVRFGSASVMQSAAEILAYGTAVKLKKIEG, from the coding sequence ATGATCGTGGTTACAACTGACTATGTCCCAGGTTATGAAATTACCGAAACTCTTGGAATCGTTGCTGGTAACATAGTCAACTCTAAGCATCTTGGTAAAGACATAGCGGCAGCTTTTAAAACAATTGCAGGTGGTGAGATAAAAAGTTATACAGAACTACTCACTGAGAGTAGAAATATTGCACTTAGGAGAATGATTACCGAAGCAGAAAAACTCGGGGCGGATGCTGTTGTGGGTGTTAGATTCGGCTCAGCTTCTGTTATGCAAAGTGCTGCGGAAATCCTAGCTTATGGAACTGCTGTGAAGTTGAAAAAAATTGAAGGGTAA
- a CDS encoding ABC transporter permease, with protein sequence MRKEFYDMRVRIVGTLFTLVVLFFIVAPFQKFTLRMLEGYSGTPQLEKFLPPSMLNKLKEWDFYINSQWYGKNFGQIVPIVGIIMAFPLFAREVENGTIAFLLVRKNRKQVFINKFFSGLISLWFILLFTGLLPIFYSFALNKDYQYLAGIKFTTQSLFAGLLWFCITLFYSVIFDDQVKPLLAGLSTLAITTVAGMLKPLKFLNTYTYALGNSIFLRNSIDFKYTFGVIILSLIITLLAYGIFLKKEV encoded by the coding sequence ATGAGGAAAGAGTTTTATGATATGAGAGTGAGAATTGTTGGTACGTTGTTTACTTTGGTTGTATTGTTTTTTATAGTTGCACCTTTTCAAAAATTTACATTGAGAATGCTTGAAGGATACTCTGGCACCCCACAGTTAGAAAAGTTCTTACCCCCAAGTATGCTAAACAAACTTAAAGAATGGGACTTCTATATAAATTCTCAATGGTACGGCAAAAACTTCGGACAAATAGTCCCTATAGTTGGTATTATAATGGCGTTTCCACTTTTTGCCAGGGAAGTAGAAAACGGTACTATAGCATTCTTACTTGTAAGAAAAAATAGAAAACAAGTTTTCATCAATAAATTTTTTTCAGGTCTCATTTCACTTTGGTTCATTTTGCTTTTCACCGGATTGTTACCAATCTTCTATTCATTTGCCCTTAACAAAGACTACCAATATCTCGCAGGTATAAAGTTCACAACACAATCATTGTTTGCCGGTTTACTTTGGTTTTGTATAACATTATTTTATTCAGTTATCTTTGATGACCAAGTAAAACCATTACTTGCTGGACTTTCTACACTTGCAATTACAACAGTTGCTGGTATGTTAAAACCTCTGAAATTTTTGAATACTTACACATATGCACTGGGAAATAGTATTTTCCTAAGAAACAGCATTGACTTTAAATACACCTTTGGAGTTATAATATTATCATTAATAATAACACTTTTAGCATACGGGATTTTCTTAAAGAAAGAAGTTTGA
- a CDS encoding ABC transporter ATP-binding protein has product MILEVIDLKKYYKNIKAVDGISFSVNEGEIFALLGPNGAGKTTTIKCILGLKKKDGGEIILNGSVGYLPEGKELYQSYTVKQLIEMTASITKDFDKNKCFEFVEKFAIPLSEKVGELSNGQTTQLYMSIVLSQKVQLYILDEPTWGLDPIVRNQILDLIRTVPLERNSVLYTSHILSEVEKIADRVAIMNKGKILEVGYLDDIKQKYCAIRVDKTKIIDGYKYKTTEKESIYIVKRKWAQENGFECEPVNFDIIFEAIVLSDKTSKDVTREGD; this is encoded by the coding sequence TTGATACTTGAAGTGATTGATTTGAAGAAGTATTACAAAAATATAAAAGCAGTTGATGGTATCTCATTTTCTGTCAATGAAGGAGAAATTTTTGCGTTGTTAGGTCCAAATGGTGCTGGAAAAACAACAACGATTAAGTGTATTCTTGGTCTTAAAAAAAAAGATGGTGGAGAAATTATACTTAATGGAAGTGTTGGATATTTGCCGGAAGGTAAAGAATTGTACCAAAGTTACACTGTTAAACAACTTATTGAAATGACTGCTTCGATTACAAAAGATTTTGATAAAAACAAATGTTTTGAATTTGTTGAGAAGTTTGCCATACCCTTATCAGAAAAAGTTGGAGAACTATCGAACGGACAAACGACGCAACTTTATATGTCTATTGTCCTTTCTCAAAAAGTACAACTATACATACTTGATGAGCCCACTTGGGGTTTAGACCCTATAGTCAGAAACCAAATATTAGATCTGATTCGTACTGTACCACTCGAGAGAAATTCCGTTTTATATACCAGTCATATTCTAAGTGAAGTCGAGAAGATAGCAGATAGGGTGGCAATAATGAACAAAGGAAAAATACTGGAAGTTGGATACCTTGATGACATAAAACAGAAATACTGTGCAATTCGTGTTGATAAAACTAAAATCATAGATGGGTACAAGTACAAAACAACCGAAAAAGAAAGTATATATATAGTAAAAAGAAAATGGGCACAAGAGAATGGATTTGAATGTGAACCTGTTAATTTTGACATAATTTTTGAGGCGATTGTACTCAGCGATAAGACGTCAAAAGATGTTACAAGAGAAGGTGATTAG
- a CDS encoding GntR family transcriptional regulator: protein MWFSVDFNSHIPVYLQIKEHIKGKVINGELKPGEFIPSIRTLAKDIGVNLNTVARAYRELEIEGIIRVERGEGYVVANIENSKIKLELVEEFEKFVLKLKQVGVSKDQILRIVELLFDAQK from the coding sequence ATGTGGTTTAGTGTGGATTTTAATTCACATATTCCAGTGTATTTACAAATAAAAGAACACATAAAAGGAAAGGTTATAAATGGAGAGCTGAAGCCTGGGGAATTTATACCTTCAATAAGAACTTTAGCAAAAGATATAGGTGTGAATTTAAATACTGTTGCAAGGGCTTACAGAGAACTTGAAATAGAAGGTATAATTCGTGTAGAGCGTGGTGAAGGGTACGTTGTTGCAAACATAGAAAACAGCAAGATCAAGTTAGAGTTGGTTGAAGAATTTGAGAAATTTGTTCTAAAATTGAAACAAGTGGGAGTTTCAAAAGATCAAATTTTGAGAATCGTCGAGTTATTATTTGACGCTCAAAAATAA